tttaagtcaataAGCAACATGAGCTTAGTAGATAGTAAATCGTCTCatcttaataaaaagtaaCCTAAGGATCAAAATAATTAGGCAGTGATTACAACGAAGAAtaagtaaagtaaaaataaaataaaatatgagtATTTACTAGTGTAACTAATTAATGGCctgtaatatattttatacatagcGATCGAGTTAAATAGTGTGTCACGTAACGATAACCGGCCCgtatatcaaataaatatgacGATTTATttgtaacgaaaaaaaaaaaaaataaataaaatacgtaATTGCCATTACCACTAATTTCGATTTTATTCGGCTAATTAaagttattgatttatatttaatgtatatttaatttgcaaaataaaattttacatagaagattaaataaataattgttaaataatttactgtagataaaaaaaacaactctGCTTGTTACTGGATAAGTAGCGGAGAGATTTGAATCATCGAGCTTCCTCGCAGTTAATCAAGGCCTCTCGGGGCTCActctataataaattatggatGGATAAaaccatttaaaaaaactcttgaataatattactaataattaattaacaaatactAGTGACattatctaaattataaatattaattatttttttttccttttgtttttttaataaataaatttataaaagactGTTCGCAGCTTTGCATCGCTTTACCGTGTTAAAACGATTTGCTaaagcaaatttatttattttatggcatttaaatgatcaatataataataaataatataattataattataatcaataaataattatctgagAGTCTCGTTAGGCCttgaagataaataaattaacggtAAAGCGTGTACTGTAAAAAGCAACGAGTTTttgtttacaatttaattatcaaaatttattttcaataaaattatttttaattaaaatttaatgaagtAACAGTAGacttaataaagaaaaacgtACTAATTTTAGtgcaattataataataatacttttaaaaaatccaagtgcCAAAACAGTAGAAATTAATTCGATCGCCTTGAAAAAAACGGTGAGCGCATCGAgaatctttataaatttttaataaaaaaaataccaaacaTTTAAACTGATATCGATATCGTTGCTGCTaccgtattttttattttatgtatatgaCTGTTCTTCTCTTGAAAACTGATGAGACAAAAGTTATAACTAGTTAAAAAGTAATAACATTAACCgcattattaaaaacaataatgacatgattaaataaatataataatataaattttagtttaaaagtaagaaaattaataaaatttataattaggcGCTTTGTAAATTTATACCTCGCATTTTATAgactttatatattaataattaataataattagtggTAGTAagacttattaatttttcgtaATTCACGTAATGTATCGCAAGGTGACTAATTATTTGTAAAGCCACTGcgttattaattactatattgatgaattaattaattaattatatttttcacttACAATACgacttatttttaaactctCAACTAACTTGTAGAATTTTTCTCCAATGTGTAATCAATTTGtcacataaaaatataattaattattaattaccatAATCTAAATATATAGATACATTAAAACCCAAAATAACAACcattagtttaatttatttatcatttttattcttgtTTCATCAATCTTCGCAGgtgacagaaaaaaaaattgtcaccCGGAAAAGTTTAAACAAggattaattacaattaattactctatacttaataaattgttgcacttaaaaaaaaaaatacatttaaaatttcaagccAAATTACTACGTGCAGTCTTTTCCGTGTGTAGATCCTCCTAAGCCGCGATTTAGCGCGCTGAGAAGCGGATACTTTCCACACTTGCATTTACCTTTGAAGTCGTCAAGATCCAGCGCCCAAATCATTCCACCCGCGAGGTCCAATTCGCGGATGAATGAAGCCTTCGCTAGGACATTTGTTACATCATCGTAACTTACCCACTGATCATTACGGATTGCATAAGGACCGATACGTTTTAAAGgatcttttgttattttccaTCCGCTTTTGACTTTCTCGCaaatctaaaatattaaaaaacaaaaaattacatttttaatattgaattaatagGAATCTTATAgttactatgtgactgccgtgatttgtgaactataaataaataaaattttactttattaaccCTTCGTCACTCGCGTCATGAGCAGATTGCCGCCTAACAACTACTCAACCTATAGAGACTCACTATAGTGcgagcgagaaactaaaaaagacgcgagtgacgaagggttaaataatgaattttgttaaattgcactgtacttttttaactattgccgtttttaaagatataagctcatcgcgatgttacactcatcaagagcttacatttgagtacccacatgcatttttgatatatttttcatatatacatatatataatatatataaatatatgaaaaattgatgtgggtactcaaatgaaaggtctcgatgggTGTAatatcagggtgagcttatatctttaaaaatgtcaatagttcacaagatacaaggtaatttcttaactattgacattttttaagatataaactcatttcgatgttatactcatcgagatctttcatttgagtacctacatgatatttttcatatattttatatatgtggtatttgtcaaatatataaatatataaaatatatgaaaaattgatgtgggtactcaaatgaaaggtctcgatgagtgtaacatcgggatgagcttatatatttgaCAACGTCactagttcacaaaatacaaggtcatttcttaattattgacattttttaagatataaactcatttcgatgttacactcatccagacctttcatttgagtacccacatggcattttttatatattttatatatatggtatttgtgaaatatataaatatatgaaaaattgatgtgggtactcaaatgaaagctctcgatgagtgtaacatcaggatgagcttatatctttaaaaatgtcaatagttcacaagatacaaggtaatttcttgattatgtatctagagatcgagcattttcaaatgcagcctaaatacttattatcataaattgactattggtgagaataatatgaaCCCTTGAAAAGCCACTATTTagatcaagacctttctaataataccaaatttaaccataaaaaccccttttatcatataaatacactggtcaaaaaattttgcttactctcttaataatatcgattagataaaataatgaaaattaccTCATAGAAAGCTAAAAATCCAGCACTTCTTGTAAAAGTACCAGCATATCCTGGTCTTGGAGCTGATGCTTGCAAACCAGAGTCATAACTACTGGACAGCGTGAAACTTTGCCCGTAAAAAGGAACACCCATGACCAATTTCGAAGGCGCAGCTCCTTTTTCAATCCAGTACCTCATCGAGAAGTTGGCATTGAAGTAATCGTACTCATCACCCGGATAATAGTAAAGCGGTGCTACATGTCCTGTTTTCTGTTCCCAATGCCCGTGGAAGTCGTAAGTCATCACCGCGATCCAATCCAAGTACTTGTTAAGCATCGGAACATCATAGCCGTGATCAATGACCCTTTTACTAGGAGACACAGCTGCAGAAACTAGCCACCCGCGGGGCTTAAATTCCTGACTCAGTTCTTTGACCAGCAATGCAAAAGCTTTCTTGTCTGAAGCTGGACCACTTTCGCACTTAACTTGCCAGCAAACTGGGTACTCCCAGTCCAAATCCAACCCGTCGAAGTTGTACTTCTCGACAAACTGGACCGCGTGTTTGACAAACCGCGCTCTGGCAGTCGGGTTGTTGACTAGACGACTGTATTTGTCGCCTGCGGAGTCATTCCATCCTCCCAAGGCGACTAGGACCTTTATACCCTTGGATTTGTAAGCGGTCACTCGCTCGTAGAATTTGTTGTCTACGTCTGCCCACATGTCGTGCATCTTTATGGTCAGCATGTCATAGTCCAACACCGTGAATCCGTAAACGATGTGCGTGCATAAGTTTGGATTTATGTCTTCTGGAAGATATTTTCCGCTTTCTGGACGGTACCATGCCCAGTTTGTAAAGTAGCAGATAACTTTTTTCGAGCCGCGGTTTATTTCCTCGACTTCGTGGATTTGGGATGGCATTCCCATCACCATGTCTGATTGCGAAATTGCGTTACTCTggaattaaaatattagtaagaattattagcaaaaattattttgctttattaaataatgacttttgttaaattgcactgtattttcttaaatattgacatttttaaaggtataagctcatcccgacgttacattcatcaagagctttcatttgaatacccacacgcatttttgatacatttttcatatatacatatatataatatatataaaatatataaatatatgaaaaaatgatgtgggtactcaaatgaaaggtcttgatgagtgtaacatcgggatgaggttatttctttaaaaatgtcaatagtttacaagatacaaggtcatttcttaattaggtatataaataaaaaattacctcttcaattttctcagctttttttttacactgagCATTCTCCGGCCAATCACAGTGATCTTTGTTCCAATGCAAACCTGAAGGACAAGTCATCACCGACAACTGTCCGAAGTTACACAACACATACTTGGAACAGTCTTCAGCATGAGGAATAAACTGTTTATCATCACACTCTCCTATCGGCAGCATCGTCGGAGGTGGAGCTCCAGCGATAACTTCTATAGAATCATCTGGGTCGATTGGCATGGGCTTGTGGGTTGTCGAAACCGTCCATTGGTCCCAAGATGTCGTTTGTTCCCATGACGGCTTCTGGCTGATCGGCTCAGTTGAACTTATTGGCGCTACTTCAGGAGCTTTTGACCCtgttgaatttcaaaaatgaaatttaatattttaaaattaaaataaaataagaagaaTATTAAGTACCTGTAACTTTGCAAGTAGGACCAGCCGGATAGTTTCTTAACACACGATTCATGGTCTTCAACAGTGGACTGGCTTCGCAGCCGCATCGGTTTTCAAAATCATCAAGATCTAGAGCCCAAATCATTCCACCACCAAGTCCAAGCTTTTTGATAAATTCCGACTTGAGTCTTATCTGTTCCGCGTCGTCAAAACTGACCCACTGGTCGCCTTGGTACGCGTAGGGCCCAATACGTCGCTCTGGATCTTGAACGACAGTCCAACCCCTCTTCAATGTTCTTTCGcaaatctaaataaaatttcaaccaAATTTTACTCAGAAATTTCTACAAAACttcgaaattaattaattaaaataaaaattaaatatacttcATAGTAAGCCAAAAATCCACGAGCGCGAGTCGAGTCCCCGGCTTCTCCACCTCCGTAAGTTGGAGCATTCAAGTCATGTTGGTTCCTTTCAGCGAGGCTGAAAGACTGTCCATAAAGCGGAGCTCCCATGACAAGCTTCTTCGCTGGCGCGCCTTGCTCCATCCAGTAGTGAATTGAGAAGTTTGCATTGAAAGTCATCTCCCAGTCGTCTGGACGCACGTACAATGGAGCAACATGTCCTGTTTTCTTGTCCCACTGTCCGTGGAAGTCGTAGGTCATTACGGAAATCCAGTCCAAGTATTTTGCGAGAGCAGCTACGTCGTAACCATGACTGATCACTCGCTTGCTGGGAGATACTGCTGATGATAGCAATAGACCCTTGGGCTTGAATGTGTCGCTTAATTCTTTTACTAATGCTGTGAAGCCTTCTTTGTCTGAAGCTGGACCTTTTGTACAATCAACctacaaaatttaagttttttagtTGAAGAATAAGTTCTTAATAAAActagttttattattgatataccTGCCAGCAAACTGGATACTCCCAATCTAAATCAAGACCATCGAAGTTATACTTCTCAATGAACTGCGTTACGTGGGTGATAAATCTTGTTCTTGAAGATGGAGAGTTAACTAAACGACTGTATTTATCGCCTGCTGAATCGTTCCATCCTCCAATTGCTATCAGGACTTTTATTCCTTTGGCTTTTAGAGCTACTACTCGCTcataaaattctataaaaaaatttgtaatttgtaatttttaaagtaattaattgtGTAAGGTAAAGTTATAATAAGCGGCTATCCCTCTTTACATCTCAGAAATAACGTCTCGTGACAATAATATCTCAACAATTACATCTCAGACATAAATGTCTTGGtgcaattttgaatttgtgtGCTGATTTTATGCTCGAAAATAGGCCAACAAACGCGCGTAATCGTGTTgcgcccttttaacatggtttttgGGTGTGTTTATACTCGAAAATATAGGCCAACACAGACGAGATACTATTGTCTGAGATATGATTGCCGAGATATATTTACTAAGACATTATAGACTGAGAAATTATGAGGGGTCACCATAATAAACAACGTTTAAGTTTGaacatcaattaaataaataaaaatattttgaaattaattaattattaaatcaacttTCAACTaagtcaaaatattttataaaaaataaattctactaatgattttttttaagaaaaaatttcttactgTTGTCAATATCTGCCCAAGAATCATGAGGTTTAATAGTTAACGAAGTGCCATCTAACACAGCAAATCCATAGATGACGTGAGTACACAAATCACTATCAATATTTTCAGGTAAAAATTTGCCACCTTCTTGACGGTACCATGCCCAGTTTGTGAAGTAACATACAACTTTGAATTCTTCAGGTCCATGTTTCATACCATGGCCATCATCATTAccatgattattattattatgattattgttattgttgtgatgattattattattatgattattgttattgttgtgatgattattattattatgattattgttattgttgtgatgattattattattatgattattgttattattgtgattgtgattattattatgattattgttgttattattgtgattattgttgttgttattatgatgattattattattattatgattgttGTTATGATTATTCATATGATGAGGTGTCATGGATTCAGTAGGCTTGCTAGGATTATTCCAATCCAATTCTTGACCAACTGCTGGAGGTAATATAgctgaaaaattgaatttttcattaaataaataacaaattacaaAGTATTACTATTTTCCTAAGAATAATACTTACGATGATCATGTTTATTAGGAGGCTCAGATAAAACAAGTTGCAAAGTTTGCATCAGCGGATGACGACCTTCACCGCATCTCCCTCGGAAATCGTCAAGATCCAGCGCCCAGACCATTCCACCCCCAAGATTCATGTCTCTAACAAACTGGGCTTTTTGGCGAATCATATCTGAGTCATCGAAACTTACCCATTGGTTACCCTTGTACGCGTAAGGTCCCATACGGCGTTCAGGATCCTGGAAGACTTTCCATCCGCGATTACGAATTCGGTCGCAAATTTCGTAGTAAGCCAAGAATCCAGCGGCTTGAGTGAATTCGCCAGCTACCCCAGCACTCGCTGGGGCGTTTAGTCCGGTTCCAGCTTTCGGATCGTGGATTGAAAATGATTGACCGTATAATGGCATTCCTAAATTCCAAAAGTTCATGGAtgattcgattttttttattctttttttgacTTACAATCAAACAATTAAACACTGccagaagaatttattaactattgatTAATTCGTTTGTTTAGaaacattttattcatttattgaatgtaataaatatttttttttacatttatcaacaataaataaatatttaataacaattattaaatatttattaacagttaataaatttttagagttaATTTGCCTTGTTTAgagtaaaatataattatcattcataaacaaataatgcggcataaatatttatgataaagatACAATCCACCAATTATTTTCaacgtcaaaaaaattcctgtTACTTATTACAgccattaatttattattaattttatttcttctattttttttttatcaaaaaattaatgtgtcggatcaaattgaattttttattgaagatatggagttttaaaaattgtaaaaatagaatttttgtgcccaatttttattaactgtttgtaaatattcaataaatcatctaatattaaaaatcgacgttctaattagcaaattgtctaattccattttagagaatcttctatttgtacgaaaaaaaaacaattagttcaaaatttatgatcACTtgaaaaaaccatttaatatcattaatatctaataaaggtataatattttggtttgaatcattaaaatagtttataattggactattactacatcaaaatgttaaaaaatcatcctctaaaaaataaaaagttagacaaattgctaattagaccgtctaaataatttattaacagttaataaaaccTATTAAACATTAACAAATTCTTTTATAAGTGAATGATCAagtaattcaataaataaataaataaattacccaTAACAATTTTCCTCGGCGACGCGCCTTTAGCGATCCAATAATTAATCGTGTAATTGCCATTAAAGAAGTAGACCTCATCTTGATCGTGATAATAAAGGGGCGAAACGTGTCCCGTTTTCTTATCCCACTGTCCGTGGTAGTCATAAGCCATAACCGCGATCCAGTCGAGGTATTTATTCAAAGCGGGTACATCATACCCTTTGTCAATAACTGTTTTACTGGGAGACACTGCGGAGGACAACAACCACCCGCGGGGTTTGAACTCAGCGCTCAGTTCGCGCAACAAAGCCGCGAAACCTTCTTTGTCAGACTTAGGTCCTTTGCTGCAGTCGACTTGCCAGCAAACTGGGTACTCCCAGTCGAGGTCCAGCCCATCAAAGTTGTACTTctcgataaatttaattgtatgctCAATAAACTTCCGCCTAGAAGCCGGTGAATTAACCAAGCGACTGTACTTGTCACCCGCGGAATCGTTCCAGCCTCCGAGGGCCAGAGACACTTTAACGCCGCGTTTTTTGTAAGCTACCACACGTTCGTAAAATCCtggaatttataaataaaaaataaatatgaatatatgtATTGTTTGATTGAACTTGAGttacaaaaaatgaataattgattaattattaagttaatTGGACTTTACCGTGACTAGTAGCGGTAATTAATCAAACTTACGATTATCATAATCAGCCCATGAGTCATGCGCACGGATGGTAAGCTCGGAATAATCGAGTACCGCGAATCCATAAATAATGTGAGTACATAATGTATGATCGATGTGTTCCGGTAGGTATTTTCCGATTCCTCGGCGGTACCATGCCCAATTTGTGAAGTAGCAGACTACTTTGAAGTATCCAGAGAGTGGAGATACTTTTGTTGGATCTATTTCTGCAGAAGGAAGCGGTTTTGGagctgctgttgttgttgtcgttgttgttgttggtgGTGGTGGTGTCCATGGAGTCTGTGTAGTTGTCGTTGTTGAAGGAGAAGAAGAAACAGTCCACCAATGCTGAGTAGTAGGCTTGTACGTTGATTTCATAGTGGTGGTAGTTATTTCATTTTGGCTAGTTGCAACATTTTCTTCACAGTTAGCGCGGTGTGGCCAGTCACATATGTTGGATTCTCTGTTGAAGTGTAGACCTGGAGCGCATGAGAATTTTTCATGGCGACCCCACAAACATGCGTGGTAACTCTTACAATCCCCAGGAACACCGCTGAAACTTCCTGAAGTACAAGGttcctgaaaaaaatttttctttaagtttatttgataaatagctatttttaatctttaaattcTCACGAATTTTTCAATgctaattaatttcaaattaatacaaataatgtATGAAGTGGGGTCAACTCCATTTTGGACCATAactaagtgaaaaattaatatttaaaaatgtttttttgatttggctTGTTTTTACGAcacatttatgataaaaaaatgtcgtgaaaggaaaaaataaagatttcgatcgcttttttagctttaaaagttggaaaaaatattggctttcatgtttttgaataaaatttgtattttatcctttttttgatatatttttttttttttttgaaaaatacataagaaaaaaacaaataatttcaaaaaaaaaaaaattctatcgcCAAACATAAGGCAAAACGgagttgaccccacttgtcaATAATTACccgaattttttgttaaaacaaattgaaaattcaagaaaatattgaatttagtTAGACTTTTAGAATTAAAGCTTTCTTCTATCAAATCTCGATGTTTTGGAATCttaagtcttttttttttttttaatttaaatttgcatAACCAGAactttaaaactttcaatttctGACgcagaaagttaaaaaataatttttttttttatattctcttttggttttaaaaacgctatttattaaaaagaagaaatataataaattacaatcatACAATAAactgtattatattatttatttagactaaaaaaaaattataaaaatgccaaaaaaaaagttttagaaatattacagataatttttttttctaaataaaacaACCAAATAGCTAATGATAAATGATACATCATGACTTACATTCAAAGAATCCATTTCCTTCATCATCAGCGCAGAAGTTTTTTTCGGCGCATCTTTACAAGGATTCATAAAAGCCCAGTCGCACATTTTTTTCGCGTCATTCCAATTAAGACCGGGACCACATTGCTGTTTTACGAGGTTGTCATTAACGCAGATTAAAAATTGCGTACACGAATCAGGAACGGCGTAATATTGTCCATGTGAACAAGGTTTGCctgctgctgttgttgttgtagtAATTGTTGTTGGACGCTTTGTGGTCGTTGTAGTAGTTGTGACTGGTCTTTGCACAGGTTTTTGGGCCCAAGGTTTGTCGACATTTTGATTAactgcaaaaaattattttaaatattatagtacaaaaattaacaaggatctaattttttttttgactttacataaaaaataaattaatatttaaaatatttttataccaaTCATAGATAATATTTGTTGTAATtgctgaaaataaaatatcaaaaattgatttagcaaattcaaaaaatataagaactaaattaaaaaaatgacaataccTAAAAACACATtctgtaaatatttatcgcCAAATACTGTGAGAgagtttaaattattctttttaaatgctaataAAGAAGATGACAAAATAAATAGGACAGTAAATACAATGCCGTAGATGTACATGGCACATTGAGTTCACTTAAAAACCACTCGTTTAAATTAAACACTTAACAAAAGTAAGAAGAAATACAGAAAATACCGTTTATATTTAAAGTCTAGTCTATACTACTCCGTACTggtgaatataatataaaagaagACAATAGCACTCTGTGACTACAACTACGACTATGCGACACTTATAAAGTATGagtctttaaaaaaaactgaagAAGCGTAAGAAGAAAAGTCTAACATTATTCCGCTTAATTCACGAGTGACAATTTAAATGAACAACTGGTTTTTACAGttacaatatatattaaatattgcatacatattttaaaattccacATTCAGTTTATTGCtcaaagaattatttaatacataaataataaacagtcTGAGTAATTACAGAATCcgattatatttaaatttgctTTTTAATCGCGGAATTAATTTCTGTCAACTTGCTAACTTCATAGCTATtaattaatagataaattatttatttaacacttttaatgacaaattatatgaaaaaggtactcatcaatttttattaatttttttttttcaacttaatGAATCTTCAATTgaatcatcatttttttaattctattaaaaattcatttttatttattttgtggttgtcttttaatttaaaaaaattatattaattaaatacctCCTTGGTGACACCTGGCAGTAGCAGGCCAGTCACAGCGATTGTGAGCACTGTCCCAGTGTAATCCCAGTGTACAACTTCCACGTCTGAATTCTCCAAGGACGCATCGGAAGTACAGACGACAATCGTTAGGATCAGGAACATATTCTCCTGAATTACAGGAGTTTCCGGTGGAAGATGATCCTGTTGAAACTGACTGGGTCGTCGATTTTTGAGTTGTCGGTTTTTGGGTCGTCCATTCAGTCCACGCCGGTGCTctggaaataaataataaataaaatttattaatcaattaaaaattcctaTAAAATAAacgaatgaaaataaaaagatgtaataataaaataattaataattaataattaaccttgatcatctttatattttaaaagagaaaatttctcttaaCCTTTAGCCACACTTGCTAATAATCTTGAGATCGTTAAACGCGTCGCGAAGAGTCGCTGCAATACTTTTTAGCTCGAGATTGTTGCcaaatacattttaaatttacaatttattattttatgaaattttaattaactgtaaaacatattatttcatagaatttaatttaatgtttgaaaaatttttcagtt
This genomic interval from Cotesia glomerata isolate CgM1 linkage group LG1, MPM_Cglom_v2.3, whole genome shotgun sequence contains the following:
- the LOC123267027 gene encoding probable chitinase 10; translated protein: MGWAIRRSALLRLTLSLSTLTLVASYHLPDYRLLPPLQKHIPPSDTPTFQRNSVEGLPLALGSSNINNELEFGSTSLPLREAVEASPRIRDAGGMKSAASQEDLERLTQGTLQREAVERRPPPPLGTNLVEHESIWLEQLSPPIIRRNQGPPKVICYYNADAVYRDDPFALHPQEIPARHCTHLVYNAAAIDSNTYTIKPRDPEYNVERGGYKAVTGLRKKNPSLEILTSITSSNHTKAYSELINCNRCSQQFIQSTLKFLEENKFDGVQIEWRLASNYQLKSLLQSLYSSLSSRGYTLAVVLRPHDLVDPELAETSDLIILRPWHLNYQKTSHLASLRSLSSFSQRWLEADVSPQKIIIDLPLFGKSYTLKYKNSSEVSSPSLGPGIDGSYTKQRGIMAYYEICSKLEGLWDHGRDRDGPYINFGDQWVAYDDPISIKIKVAYIKSTNLGGVSLSSLDFDDFVGICGDPWPILKVAARGLGLYDSPVDKCNTEETYSDRENCAGFFVCERGNLYHGQCKDDQFFDSREKRCVKADPEMCNPGHLGRYAEQVDYLAALKERQRSQQLKLQRGSGPRVVCYVTSWALYRKDEGTFVPEHLDTRLCTDVIYAFAGLNPDTLLLQPFDPWADIEHGLYERITSSRDARVLLAIGGWTDSTGDKYSRLVSSESSRKKFIESAINFLHAHNFDGLSFEWNYPKCWQSDCKKGPDSDRPNFTKFIKEMSRAFNAATPSLKLAVTLSGYKEVIDRAYDVQEISEAADFISVMTYDYHGAWESKTGHLAPLYAHPQDDYPYYNVNWTVNYLIAKGIQKSKLVVGIPFYGQAYRLSQPERSNLGDPATGPGTPGEFTGQPGMLGYYEICERIKYRGWKTGSGPSAYFHDQFVAYDDAKSVAEKGAWIKDNGFGGAMAWTVDLDDFLNKCCKEPFPLLRSLNRALGRLLDPTPQGENCQRPSEPVTPPPPTLTTHSDANDGVPRPTRPGSTSTTKATTWPTWTEKTTKKPSSTTVNWQTWTWSTWYPTSSTTTSTTTIKAPAWTEWTTQKPTTQKSTTQSVSTGSSSTGNSCNSGEYVPDPNDCRLYFRCVLGEFRRGSCTLGLHWDSAHNRCDWPATARCHQGVNQNVDKPWAQKPVQRPVTTTTTTTKRPTTITTTTTAAGKPCSHGQYYAVPDSCTQFLICVNDNLVKQQCGPGLNWNDAKKMCDWAFMNPCKDAPKKTSALMMKEMDSLNEPCTSGSFSGVPGDCKSYHACLWGRHEKFSCAPGLHFNRESNICDWPHRANCEENVATSQNEITTTTMKSTYKPTTQHWWTVSSSPSTTTTTQTPWTPPPPTTTTTTTTAAPKPLPSAEIDPTKVSPLSGYFKVVCYFTNWAWYRRGIGKYLPEHIDHTLCTHIIYGFAVLDYSELTIRAHDSWADYDNRFYERVVAYKKRGVKVSLALGGWNDSAGDKYSRLVNSPASRRKFIEHTIKFIEKYNFDGLDLDWEYPVCWQVDCSKGPKSDKEGFAALLRELSAEFKPRGWLLSSAVSPSKTVIDKGYDVPALNKYLDWIAVMAYDYHGQWDKKTGHVSPLYYHDQDEVYFFNGNYTINYWIAKGASPRKIVMGMPLYGQSFSIHDPKAGTGLNAPASAGVAGEFTQAAGFLAYYEICDRIRNRGWKVFQDPERRMGPYAYKGNQWVSFDDSDMIRQKAQFVRDMNLGGGMVWALDLDDFRGRCGEGRHPLMQTLQLVLSEPPNKHDHPILPPAVGQELDWNNPSKPTESMTPHNNHNNNNNNHNNNHNHNNNNNHNNNNHNNHNNNNHGNDDGHGMKHGPEEFKVVCYFTNWAWYRQEGGKFLPENIDSDLCTHVIYGFAVLDGTSLTIKPHDSWADIDNKFYERVVALKAKGIKVLIAIGGWNDSAGDKYSRLVNSPSSRTRFITHVTQFIEKYNFDGLDLDWEYPVCWQVDCTKGPASDKEGFTALVKELSDTFKPKGLLLSSAVSPSKRVISHGYDVAALAKYLDWISVMTYDFHGQWDKKTGHVAPLYVRPDDWEMTFNANFSIHYWMEQGAPAKKLVMGAPLYGQSFSLAERNQHDLNAPTYGGGEAGDSTRARGFLAYYEICERTLKRGWTVVQDPERRIGPYAYQGDQWVSFDDAEQIRLKSEFIKKLGLGGGMIWALDLDDFENRCGCEASPLLKTMNRVLRNYPAGPTCKVTGSKAPEVAPISSTEPISQKPSWEQTTSWDQWTVSTTHKPMPIDPDDSIEVIAGAPPPTMLPIGECDDKQFIPHAEDCSKYVLCNFGQLSVMTCPSGLHWNKDHCDWPENAQCKKKAEKIEESNAISQSDMVMGMPSQIHEVEEINRGSKKVICYFTNWAWYRPESGKYLPEDINPNLCTHIVYGFTVLDYDMLTIKMHDMWADVDNKFYERVTAYKSKGIKVLVALGGWNDSAGDKYSRLVNNPTARARFVKHAVQFVEKYNFDGLDLDWEYPVCWQVKCESGPASDKKAFALLVKELSQEFKPRGWLVSAAVSPSKRVIDHGYDVPMLNKYLDWIAVMTYDFHGHWEQKTGHVAPLYYYPGDEYDYFNANFSMRYWIEKGAAPSKLVMGVPFYGQSFTLSSSYDSGLQASAPRPGYAGTFTRSAGFLAFYEICEKVKSGWKITKDPLKRIGPYAIRNDQWVSYDDVTNVLAKASFIRELDLAGGMIWALDLDDFKGKCKCGKYPLLSALNRGLGGSTHGKDCT